The genomic interval GTAGGTGAGCAGGCCGACGATCACCAGCAGGGCGATCGCGCTGACCAGGGCCGGATAGAGCAGCGCCTGCAGCACTTTCTGCCGGGTGGCCTGCCAGGCTTCCAGATGATCGGCCAGGCGCAGCAGCAGCCGGGCCAGTTCGCCGGATTTTTCGCCGGCATTGACGACGGCGCGATAGATCGGCGGGAAGCTTTCGGCATGCTGGGCCAGGGCCGCGTGCAGCGTATGTCCGGCCAGGACTTCGGCGCGCACGCCGGCCAGCGTTTGCCGGATGCCGGCGGCACCGTGTTCGTGTTCATTCTGTCCGTTTTGCTCGATCAGCGCGGTCAGCGATTGTTCGACGGTCAGCCCGGCTTCCAGCAGTATCGCCCACTGGCGGGTCAGCAGGCTCAGGCTGCCGGCGGAGATTGCGCGCCGCGCCAGGCGCAGCGGCGCCGATGTCGCTGCACCTGCATTGCGCCCGGCGCCGGCAACGGGCGTGACGCTGATGGGGAACAACTGCCGTTCGCGCAACTGGCTGCGGGCGGCGCGGCTGGTGTCGGCTTCCAGCACGCCGTCGACCTGGCGTCCGCTGGCGTCGAGGGCCTGGTAATTGAAGGCTGCCATGCTGTGCCGCTTGCCTCGTCGACGGCTAGTCGCGGGTCACGCGGAGGATTTCTTCCAGCGTGGTTTCTCCGGCCAGCACCCAGCGCAGTCCGTCCTCGCGCAGGGGGCGGGTGCCCGCGCCCAGGGCATGCTCGCGCAGTGCCTGGTCGGCGCTGCCGGCATGGATCATCCGGCGCAGCGCATCGTCGACCTCGAGCAGTTCGTAGATGCCCATGCGTCCCTGATAGCCGGTGTGGTTGCAGCTTGGGCAGCCGTGCGGGTGGTACAGGTGGCGCGGCGCGGCAGTGGGATGGCCGGTGAATTGCGCTTCTTCCTCGGGCGTGGCCGGCCGCGCCTGCTTGCATTCCGGACAGAGGCGGCGCACCAGGCGCTGGGCGAGCACGCCGGCCAGGCTGGAGGCGAGCAGGAAGGGTTCGATGCCCATGTCGACGAGGCGCGTGACGGCGCTGGCCGTGTCGTTGGTGTGCAGCGTGGCCAGCACCATGTGGCCGGTGAGGCTGGCCTGCACGGCGATCTGCGCGGTTTCCAGGTCGCGGATTTCGCCGATCATGATGACGTCCGGATCCTGGCGCAGGATGGAGCGCAGGGCCTTGGCGAAATCCAGGCCGATGCGCGGATTGACCTGGGTCTGGCCGATGTGGGCCAGGTCGTATTCGACCGGGTCTTCCACCGTCATGATGTTCAGCCGCGTGGCGTCGAGGCGGCTGAGCGCGGCATACAGTGTGGTGGTCTTGCCCGAGCCGGTCGGGCCGGTGACCAGAAAAATGCCGTGCGGCTGGCGGATCAGGCGATCCACCTGGCCGAGCGTGTCGGCGGCCATGCCAAGGACGTCGAGATGCAGGCGGGCCGGGTCCTTGTCGAGCAGCCGCATGACGATGCGCTCGCCGTGGCTGGTGGGAATGGTCGAGACGCGCACGTCGATCGGCTTGCCGGCAATGCGGATGGTGATGCGGCCATCCTGCGGCATGCGTTTTTCGGCGATGTCGAGCTGGGCCATGATCTTGATGCGCGAAGCCATCGCCGCATGCAGCGCGCGGTGCGGGTGGATGACGTCGTGCAGCACGCCGTCGATGCGGAAGCGCACGGTCGAATGCTGCTCGAAGGCTTCGACGTGGATGTCGGAAGCCTGTTCGCGCACCGCCTGGGTGAACAGCGCGTTGATCATGCGGATGATCGGCGCGTCGTCCTCGCTTTCGAGCAGATCCTCGATGGGTGGAAGTTCCTGCACCAGGCGGCTCAGGTCCATTTCCTGGCCGATGTCGTCGGCCACCTCGGCGGCGGTCTGGTCGGTGCGGCTGTAGGTGGCGGCGAGTTGCTGCTCGAAGCGCGCCGGGTCGCACAGCGTCAGGCGCAGCGCGCGGCCGGTGTGGCGGCGCAGTTCGTCGAGCGCGGTCAGCGTCGTGGCGGCTGCGTCGTCGCGCACCTGGACGTGCAGGGCGGCATCATCATCCGCATCCGTGCCCGCATCATTGCCGACGACGATCAGGCCATGCGTTCTGGCGTAGCCGTAGGGCGGTCGCCAGCTTGCGCCGTTTGCCGTCATTCGCCGGCCTGCGGGGAGGCTGCCGGGCTGAATTCCAGCGCCTGGTTGAGTTTCGGCAGCAGGGGCGGCGCGGTTTCGTTGGCCATCAGGCGCACGCTGCCGGCGGCCTTCTTTTGCTCGCCGATGACGTAATCGTAGCGATCCCCGGTGAGTTTCCGGTAGCCGGCGGCATCGCGCACGATCTGCGGCCGCAGGAAGACCATCAGGTTGGTCTTGGTGCGCTTGCGCGTTTCGTAGCGGAACAGGGAACCGACGACGGGGATGTCGCCGAGCAGCGGCACCTTGTCCTTGCCGGCGCCGGCGCTGTCCTGGATCAGGCCGCCGATGACGATGGTCGCGCCATCGTCGACCACCACGGAAGTTTCTATGGAGCGTTTGTTGGTGCTCGGTCCGGAGACGTTGGACAGCGTGTTTTCCTGGATGCTGGAGGCTTCCTGGTAGATCTGCAGGCGCACCAGGCCGCCTTCGGAAATCTGCGGCCTGACCTTCAGCATCAGGCCGACATCCTTGCGTTCGTAGGTCTGGAAGGGCGTGGCCGTGACGCTGTTGCCGGTGGCCGCGTACTGGCCGGAAATGAAGGGCACGTTGCTGCCGATGACGATCTTGGCTTCTTCGTTGTCGAGCGTCAGCAGATTGGGCGTGGACAGGATGTTGGCATTGGCATCGTTTTCCAGCGCGCGCACCAGCACGCCCAGTCCGGCCGGATCCGAGATGATGCCGAGGTTGAGGCCGGGGGCCAGCCCCAGCGTGCCGGTGTTGCGCGCCTGGGCCAGGTTTTCGATGAAGCCGTTG from Sterolibacterium denitrificans carries:
- the gspE gene encoding type II secretion system ATPase GspE produces the protein MTANGASWRPPYGYARTHGLIVVGNDAGTDADDDAALHVQVRDDAAATTLTALDELRRHTGRALRLTLCDPARFEQQLAATYSRTDQTAAEVADDIGQEMDLSRLVQELPPIEDLLESEDDAPIIRMINALFTQAVREQASDIHVEAFEQHSTVRFRIDGVLHDVIHPHRALHAAMASRIKIMAQLDIAEKRMPQDGRITIRIAGKPIDVRVSTIPTSHGERIVMRLLDKDPARLHLDVLGMAADTLGQVDRLIRQPHGIFLVTGPTGSGKTTTLYAALSRLDATRLNIMTVEDPVEYDLAHIGQTQVNPRIGLDFAKALRSILRQDPDVIMIGEIRDLETAQIAVQASLTGHMVLATLHTNDTASAVTRLVDMGIEPFLLASSLAGVLAQRLVRRLCPECKQARPATPEEEAQFTGHPTAAPRHLYHPHGCPSCNHTGYQGRMGIYELLEVDDALRRMIHAGSADQALREHALGAGTRPLREDGLRWVLAGETTLEEILRVTRD